The Osmerus eperlanus chromosome 15, fOsmEpe2.1, whole genome shotgun sequence genome includes a window with the following:
- the prtfdc1a gene encoding hypoxanthine-guanine phosphoribosyltransferase — protein MAQCILPATKESDPRRMEAGIVIKDDWPGYSLDLFTYPEHYHEDIESVYIPHGVIMDRIERLARHIMDDIGDHDIVVLCVLKGGYKFCSDLVEFIKVLSRNSNKHLETRVEFIRLKSYLNDQSTEDLHIIGSQDLSVLRGKNVLIVEAIVDTGKTMKALLKHVETFEPKMVKVAGLLVKRVSKGVGGLPDYVGFEIPNRFVVGYALDYNEYFRDLNHLCVISEKGKGKYKV, from the exons ATGGCACAATGCATTCTACCAGCCACCAAAGAGAGCGACCCTCGACGCATGGAAGCAGGAATTGTG ATAAAGGATGACTGGCCTGGATACAGCCTCGACCTTTTCACATATCCAGAGCATTACCATGAGGACATCGAGAGCGTCTACATTCCACACGGGGTTATCATGGACAG GATCGAACGCTTAGCCCGTCACATCATGGATGACATTGGGGACCACGACATTGTGGTGCTATGTGTTCTGAAGGGAGGATACAAGTTCTGCTCAGATCTGGTGGAGTTCATCAAGGTGCTCAGCCGCAACTCCAACAAGCACCTGGAGACCAGGGTGGAGTTTATCAGGCTAAAGAGCTACCTG AATGACCAATCGACAGAGGACCTGCACATTATAGGAAGTCAAGATCTGTCTGTGCTTCGAGGGAAG AATGTGCTGATTGTGGAG gCGATAGTCGACACCGGGAAGACCATGAAGGCTCTTCTGAAGCATGTTGAGACTTTTGAACCCAAGATGGTCAAGGTTGCGGG TTTGCTGGTGAAGAGGGTATCTAAAGGAGTTGGAGGCCTCCCTGACT ATGTGGGATTCGAAATCCCCAACCGTTTCGTTGTGGGCTACGCCTTGGACTATAACGAGTATTTCCGTGACCTGAAC CACCTCTGTGTCATCAGTGAGAAGGGAAAGGGGAAGTACAAGGTCTGA
- the enkur gene encoding enkurin, translating into MSTTMYPPESIYNLIPREEVKIEKQPRYMSMFRSQVKQERMQNKTTNKTMGPAKVDVPSPEKYLLKHSKEPKLPETQRLTKRGTTTVRKPRVPTKSEQPLMGIHTKKDFIKTNANESIMSVPRKPQPIYADTKSGDKQLLENSGLVPKYIKKKDYGETPEYLLQRREEVKRAQEEYDNYVKERMKQGAMKQLSDDERQSILRGLKKNWEELHHQYQGLSVVTDTTPKKYRKERLELEMKQLERDIDMIERYKTIYIANN; encoded by the exons ATGTCAACCACAATGTATCCACCAGAGAGCATATACAACCTCATTccaagggaggaggtgaaaatAGAGAAGCAACCAAG ATACATGTCAATGTTTAGGTCACAAGTTAAGCAGGAGAGGATGCAGAATAAGACTACCAACAAGACCATGGGACCAGCTAAAGTCGACGTGCCATCTCCAGAGAAATACCTGCTTAAGCACTCAAAGGAACCCAAACTCCCTGAGA CGCAACGTTTGACCAAAAGGGGTACCACGACTGTGAGGAAACCACGGGTACCTACCAAGTCTGAGCAACCACTTATGGGCATTCACACCAAAAAGGACTTTATAAAAACAAATGCCAATGAGAGCATCATGTCAGTGCCTAGGAAACCCCAGCCCATTTACGCTGACACCAAAAGCGGAGACAAGCAGCTTCTGGAGAATTCGGGCCTTGTCCCAAAGTACATCAAGAAGAAG GACTATGGAGAGACCCCCGAGTACCTTCTGCAgcgcagggaggaggtgaagagggctcAGGAGGAGTATGACAACTATGTGAAGGAGCGAATGAAGCAGGGAGCCATGAAGCAGCTCTCTGATGATGAGAGGCAGAGTATCCTTCGG GGTTTGAAGAAGAACTGGGAAGAGCTGCACCATCAGTACCAGGGACTCTCGGTTGTCACAGACACCACCCCCAAGAAGTACCGCAAGGAGCGCCTAGAGCTGGAGATgaagcagctggagagagacatcGACATGATTGAGAGATACAAGACTATCTACATCGCCAACAATTAA
- the LOC134035049 gene encoding threonine synthase-like 1, producing MIPTSHCQVIKMLMKACMWRGTRHTPQASLQLHWGCLFTSRSWQSTKASVVGDLNIILMGPPGAGKTSVGRVLANKLGRPVIDVDDNVLEVTWKMPVADKLAQVGGKQFLEDEGEALCNFSTTGSIISLTGSNPLHPRSMQHLKPTGLVVYLDVDAKDILQRLSRMKVKRIVGQEAGVSMRHILQYRKQFYEKWLDIRVLCGTGDTVEEVAEKVLHAVERYHNSESETYISTRSQDGSTGNLKYFSDVVVEGLAPDGGLYIPQKGFPKLEVREWLRLADMSYPERALAILERCIHPLDVPATELRRMVFKAYGANFSSEDVAPVKHLVHNQFVQELFHGPTASFKDLALQLMPRLFAYCLPQMCNYLILVATSGDTGSAVLSGFGALSDGDRQRTGVLVFFPEGGVSEIQKLQMTGYSEGNARAVSVLADFDFCQRSIKTMFGDANLTGHLAVEYGTILTTANSINWARLLPQVVYHSSAYLDLYRDGAIKFGEPIDVCIPTGNFGNAMSALYAKQMGIPIRKIICASNHNRIVSDFINTGEYDLRDRPLVISGSPAIDILKSSNLERFLYHVSDGDGHLVRELFTRLERDGRFKVSEGLLRGIQEDVLAGWCSENDCLGAIRDVHRETGYVMDTHTAVAKVVADRLQDRLCPVVICSTAHYGKFAPAVLEALQFRNVPKAPLEQLEELGSVASRPQMHTDMLRSLRESRSQTHTVCQADFTVLVDEVETMIQDSFLKVL from the exons ATGATCCCAACATCCCATTGCCAAGTTATAAAAATGTTGATGAAGGCTTGTATGTGGAGAGGCACAAGGCATACACCCCAGGCATCTCTTCAATTACATTGGGGCTGTCTCTTTACATCCAGATCATGGCAGTCTACCAAAGCGTCAGTGGTTGGAGATCTGAACATTATTCTCATGGGCCCACCTGGAGCAGGGAAGACATCTGTGGGCAGGGTATTGGCTAACAAATTAGGGAGACCTGTCATTGACGTAGATGACAATGTCCTAGAGGTCACATGGAAGATGCCAGTGGCTGACAAGCTGGCGCAAGTAGGAGGCAAACAGTTCCTAGAGGATGAAGGGGAGGCTTTGTGCAACTTTTCCACCACTGGAAGTATCATCTCTCTGACTGGGTccaaccctctccaccctcgcTCCATGCAGCACCTCAAACCGACAGGGCTGGTGGTGTATCTGGACGTGGATGCTAAAGACATCCTACAGAGGCTCTCCAGGATGAAGGTGAAGAGGATTGTGGGCCAGGAGGCAGGCGTGTCCATGAGGCACATTCTGCAGTACAGGAAACAGTTTTACGAGAAATGGCTGGATATCAGAGTGTTATGTGGGACTGGAGACACCGTGGAGGAGGTGGCAGAGAAGGTGCTCCATGCTGTGGAGCGATACCACAACTCCGAGTCGGAGACTTACATTTCAACCAGGAGTCAGGATGGATCCACTGGTAACCTGAAGTACTTCAGTGATGTTGTTGTGGAGGGACTAGCCCCCGACGGAGGTCTCTACATCCCCCAGAAAGGGTTCCCAAAACTGGAGGTCAGAGAATGGCTGAGACTAGCTGATATGTCCTATCCTGAGCGAGCGTTAGCCATACTTGAGAGATGCATACACCCTCTAGATGTCCCGGCTACTGAGCTCAGGAGAATGGTATTCAAGGCGTACGGAGCAAACTTCAGCAGCGAAGATGTCGCCCCCGTAAAGCATCTCGTCCATAACCAGTTTGTCCAGGAGCTTTTCCATGGACCCACGGCTTCTTTCAAAGACCTGGCCTTGCAGCTGATGCCCCGACTGTTTGCCTACTGCCTCCCTCAGATGTGCAACTACCTCATCCTCGTGGCTACGTCCGGGGACACCGGCAGTGCTGTGCTCAGCGGTTTTGGCGCCCTCAGCGACGGCGACAGGCAGAGGACCGGCGTCCTTGTGTTCTTCCccgagggaggggtgagtgagaTCCAGAAGCTGCAGATGACAGGCTACAGCGAAGGCAACGCCAGGGCGGTCAGCGTGCTGGCGGACTTTGACTTCTGCCAGAGGAGCATCAAGACGATGTTCGGAGACGCCAACCTCACGGGACACTTGGCCGTGGAGTACGGCACGATCCTCACCACGGCCAATTCAATCAACTGGGCACGGCTACTGCCACAG GTGGTGTATCACTCCTCGGCCTACCTGGACCTCTACAGGGACGGAGCCATCAAGTTCGGAGAGCCCATAGATGTGTGCATCCCGACCGGCAACTTTGGCAACGCAATGTCTGCCCTGTACGCCAAGCAAATGGGGATCCCCATAAGGAAAATCATCTGTGCTTCCAACCACAACCGTATCGTGTCCGACTTCATCAACACGGGGGAATACGATCTCCGGGACAGGCCTCTTGTCATCTCCGGCTCCCCGGCCATAGACATCCTGAAGTCCTCCAACCTGGAGAGGTTTCTCTACCACGTCTCAGACGGAGACGGCCATCTTGTTCGAGAGCTGTTCACACGCCTGGAGAGGGACGGGCGTTTCAAGGTCTCTGAGGGTTTACTCAGGGGGATACAGGAGGacgtgctggctggctggtgctCCGAGAACGACTGTCTGGGAGCCATCAGGGACGTCCACAGGGAGACGGGCTAcgtcatggacacacacacagccgtggCCAAGGTGGTGGCGGACCGGCTGCAGGACCGCCTTTGTCCGGTTGTGATCTGTTCCACAGCCCACTATGGGAAGTTTGCGCCCGCCGTTCTGGAAGCGCTGCAGTTCCGGAACGTTCCCAAAGCTCCTTTGGAACAGCTGGAGGAGCTTGGCTCTGTGGCGTCGAGACCTCagatgcacacagacatgctcaggagcctgagagagagcaggagtcaGACACATACTGTCTGTCAAGCGGATTTCACGGTGTTAGTAGATGAAGTGGAAACCATGATACAGGACTCTTTCTTGAAGGTTCTTTAA